The following coding sequences lie in one Rutidosis leptorrhynchoides isolate AG116_Rl617_1_P2 chromosome 6, CSIRO_AGI_Rlap_v1, whole genome shotgun sequence genomic window:
- the LOC139854273 gene encoding uncharacterized protein: MKKGLPIMSGAHGSNSQNYTSVFIGSKEDKTGWIRSLLKKEKPIFVALQETRLNTIDLGWICLIWGSSDCEFIQKEKVGNSGGQLLIWDSRFFEAKSVIRLDCVIGVLGIWRENCNPINILNIYGPHDDANKIKLWESINKILDGRHDAWVLCGDFNEVRRSEERFNCDFIEYRARRFNDFIAVNRLIDIPLGGRIFTRVCDDGTKFSKLGRFLINDIEHVIKEAWLTPAPQITRKDCIFRNKLKNVKNALRVWSRNKFDKLDVEIEALKKKSFGLELKAETTVLDEDELHLWRDNRKN, encoded by the exons ATGAAGAAAGGATTACCAATCATGTCAGGCGCACATGGAAGCAATTCACAGAATTATACAAGCGTTT TTATCGGGAGTAAAGAGGATAAAACAGGTTGGATAAGAAGTTTACTTAAAAAGGAAAAACCTATTTTCGTGGCCCTTCAGGAGACTAGACTTAACACAATCGACTTGGGATGGATTTGTTTGATTTGGGGTTCATCAGACTGCGAATTTATCCAGAAAGAAAAGGTAGGGAACTCAGGTGGgcaacttctaatttgggattcaAGATTTTTTGAGGCAAAAAGCGTCATTCGTTTAGACTGTGTAATCGGGGTTTTGGGTATATGGCGTGAAAATTGTAACCCAATTAACATTCTTAATATCTATGGTCCTCACGACGATGCAAACAAGATCAAATTATGGGAATCAATTAATAAGATCCTCGATGGTAGGCATGATGCCTGGGTTCTTTGTGGAGATTTTAACGAGGTTAGAAGAAGTGAAGAAAGATTCAATTGTGATTTCATTGAGTATAGAGCCCGTAGATTTAATGATTTCATCGCAGTTAATAGACTTATAGATATTCCGTTGGGTGGAAGGATCTTTACTCGTGTCTGTGATGATGGGACGAAATTCAGCAAATTGGGTCGGTTTCTTATTA ATGATATTGAGCATGTTATCAAAGAAGCATGGTTAACTCCTGCTCCACAAATTACTCGAAAAGATTGTATTTTCCGAAACAAACTCAAGAATGTTAAGAATGCACTAAGAGTTTGGAGTAGAAATAAATTCGATAAGTTGGATGTCGAGATTGAGGCATTAAAGAAAAAATCTTTCGGCCTCGAGCTTAAAGCAGAAACCACGGTTCTTGATGAGGATGAACTTCATTTATGGAGAGATAACCGCAAAAATTGA